The Micromonospora violae DNA segment GTTGGCCACATGAAGGTGGTCCGCGACGGCAGGCCCTGCGAGTGCGGCGCACGGGGCTGCTGGGAGACCGAGATCGGTGAGCACGGCCTCCTGCGCGCCGCCGGACGCTCCGACGCCCGGGGCCGCGACGCGCTGCTGGAGGTCTTCGACGCCGCCGACCGGGGAGATGCACGGGCCCAGACGGCGGTCCGACAGGCCGGCGACTGGCTCGGCTTCGGGGTGGCCAACCTGGTGAACGTCTTCAACCCCGAGATGGTCATCTTCGGTGGCACCATGCGTGACCTCTACCTGGCGGCGGCGGCCCAGATCCGCAGCCGACTCAACTCCAACGCACTCGGTGCCTGCCTGGAACACGTCCGGTTGCGTACCCCGAAACTGGGTGCGGACGCGCCGCTGATCGGTGCCGCCGAGCTGGCCTTTGAACGGCTCCTCGCCGACCCCCTCGACGTGGGCTGACCCGCGTACGCTGTCCGGCGTGGATGTCGAGCTGCGCGCCTCCGACGACGACCGCAACCGGGTGGTCGCCGTGCTGCATCAGCACACCGCGGCGGGCCGGCTGACGCTGGACGAGTTCTCCGAACGGGCGGGGGCGGTGTGGACGGCCCGCACCCTCGGTGACCTGGCCGCGCTGACCCGCGACCTCCCCGCCCTGCCGGCCCCGGTCGTCGACGCCGGCCCGGTCGCGCGCGGGCGTCAGGAGTTGCTGATGGTGTTCGCCGCCGCGGCGCTCACCCTGCTGCTGCTCGGCGGCCTGCTCGCCGTCACCCGCTGATCCGGGTCGCGCTGCGATGAACTGATCACGCGATCAGTCCGTACCAGTGGGCGGACGGGCAACCGGCAGGTTACGGCTGCCCGGTCCAGACGCGTTCCGGTCCGGACCGAGGAGGCACCACAGACATGGCACCGCTCAGCTCCGCCCATCGCCGACTGGGCACCCGGACCCACCGAGCGGCGTTGCTGCTCATCGCGATCATCGCGGGGGTCGGTGTCCTGCCCGGAGTGGCCGTCGCCGCGCCCGCCGGCGGTCAACAGCTCAACGCCGCCGACATGACACTGCTCAACGGGGTACGGCTGGCCGGACTGTGGGAGATGCCAGCCGGCCAGATGGCCGCCGAGAAGGGACAGTCGGCGAAGGTCCGGGAGATCGGCGCCGGCATCGCGACCGAGCACCAGAAGCTCGACGAACTCGTCGTGGAGGCGGCCAACAAACTCGGCGCGACCATCCCCTCCGAGCCGACGGCCGAGCAGAAGGGCTGGCTGGCCGAGATGCAGAAGGCGTCCGGCGCCCGCTTCGACCAGATCTTCGTCACCCGGCTCCGGGTCGCCCACGGCAAGATCTTCCCGGTGATCGGGGCGGTACGGGCCAGCACCCGGGACGCCACCGTCCGCAAGCTCTGCGAGGACGCCAACGGATTCGTCCAGCACCACATGCAGATGCTGGAGAGCACCGGCCTGGTCCGCTGGCCGGAGTTGCCGCCGGCCGCGCTGCCCGCCCCGGGTGAGGACGGGCTGCTGGCCGCCGCCTCCGCAAACACCGGCCCGCAGGTCGGGGTCAGCAGCACCGTCGTCTGGCTGGTCTTCCTCGCCGCGCTGGGCACGGGCGGGATCGCCACGTACCGGATGTTGCGCCGCAGCTGACGGTCAGCGGCGGCAGTGGTTGGCGGCTCGCGTCACCGGTCGACCTGGGTGAAGTCCCAGGAGTGCGGGGCGCGGGCCACCAACAGGGCGGGCGGGTCCGGCAGGGGGCGCGGGTTGCTGCGCCACTTGGAGATGACCACCACACGGTGGTCGGTGGAGGAGAAGACCTCACTGGAGACGTGGAGCGGGTCATGCTCCAACTCGGGCAGGGCGGTGTCGCACACCCAGGTGATCAGGTCGGCGACCCCGTACGCCTCGGCCCGCGCCTCCCACATCCGCACGATCATGTCCGCCCCCGTCACACACTGACCGTGGTCAACGGCAGCGCCGAGTCGGCTGGCAGGTCCAGCCGGCTCGGAGCGACCCCGGCGGCGACCAGGTGCGAACCGAGCGCGGCCACCATCGCCCCGTTGTCGGTGCACAGTTTCGGCCGGGGTACCCGGACCCGGATGCCGTACTTCTCGGCCCGCTGCTCGGCCAGCGCCCGCAACCGCGAGTTCGCCGCCACTCCCCCGCCGATGACCAGGGTCTCGATGCCCTGCGCGCGGCAGGCGGCGAGCGCCTTGCTGGTCAGGACGTCACAGACCGCCTCCTGGAAGGACGCGGCCACGTCCGCCACCGGCACCGGCTCGCCGGCACGCTGACGGGCCTCGACCCACCGGGCCACCGCGGTCTTCAGCCCGGAGAAGGAGAAGTCGTACCGGTGCGCGGCGAGATCCTTCGCGGCGGTCAGGCCGCGGGGGAAGCCGATCGCGGTGGCATCGCCGGCCCGGGCTTCGCGGTCGATGGGCGGACCGCCCGGGAACGGCAACCCGAGCAGCCGGGCGACCTTGTCGAAGGCTTCCCCGGCCGCGTCGTCGATGGTGGCGCCCAGCGGGGTGACACCGCGGGCCAGGTCGTCGACGAGCAGGAGGGACGAGTGGCCGCCGGAGACCAGCAGGGCGATGGCGGGTTCGGGCAGTGGGCCGTGTTCGAGGGTGTCCACCGCGACGTGGGCGGCGAGGTGGTTGACGCCGTAGACGGGTTTCTCGGCGGCGAGCGCGTACCCCTTCGCGGCGGCGACGCCGACCAGCAGCGCACCGGCCAGCCCAGGCCCGGAGGTGACCGCGATCGCGTCGATGTCGGCCAGCGTGACGCCGGCCTCGGTCAGGGCCCGGTCCATGGTCGGCACGATGGCCTCCAGGTGCGCCCGGCTGGCCACCTCCGGCACCACACCCCCGAACCGGGCGTGCTCCTCGACGCTGGAGGCGAGCGCGTCGGCCAGCAGGGTGTGCCCCCGCACGATGCCGACGCCGGTCTCGTCGCAGGAGGTCTCGATACCCAGGATCAGTGGTTCGTCAGCCATGGTCGTGTGGTCCGTCCCCGGTCGGCTCGGTGTCGCGCCGCATGACCAGCGCGTCGGTGTTGCTCGGTTGGTAGTAGCCGCGCCGTACCCCGATCGGTTCGAACCCGTACGTCGCGTAGAGCCGCTGGGCGGCGGCGTTGTCCACGGCCACCTCCAGCAGGGTGCTTCGGGCGCCGCGCCGGTCCCCCTCGGCGAGCAGTTCCTCCAGCAGGGCGCGGCCCACGCCGCGCCGCTGGGCGTCCCGGCGGACCGCGATGTTCTGCACCCAGACCTCGTCCGGCGGCACACCGGCGAGCCCGGCGTAGCCGAGCACCGAACCGTCCGCGTCGACGGCGACCCGGTAGTGGTGCCCGTTGGCGAGTTCGCTCCAGAACATGGCCGGCGACCACTGCTCGGCGCCGAACAGGTCCGCCTCGATCGGCAGCACGTCGACGATGTGCCACCAGCGGAACGGTTCGAGCCGTACCGCTGTCACGGCAGGACCGGTTTGCGGCCGGTCGCCGCCACCGCGTCGGGGCGGCGCAGGTAGAGCGGGGTGAGCCGCTCACCGGACGCGCCCGCCCGGATCCGCTCGGCGGCGAGCAGGGCCAGCACGGTCGCGTCCGGATAGCGCGGCTCGACCCGGACGGGGAGGTCCAGGACCTCGGCGTACCGGTGCGCACCGTCGCCGACCGCGATCGCCGCGCCCAGTTCGCGGGCGCGCGCGGCGGCCACCGCCGGCGCGGACACCTCGGGCCCGACGATCCGCTCGCCGGCACCGTCGTAGACGGCCCAGTAGAGCTCCTTGCGCCGGGCATCGCTGGCAGCCAACACCGGCGCGCCGGACGCAGCCGGGTAGCCGATGGCGTCGAGCGAGCAGACGCCGTAGGTGGGGATGCCGAGCACCTGACCCATGGTCGCGGCCGT contains these protein-coding regions:
- the tsaD gene encoding tRNA (adenosine(37)-N6)-threonylcarbamoyltransferase complex transferase subunit TsaD, encoding MADEPLILGIETSCDETGVGIVRGHTLLADALASSVEEHARFGGVVPEVASRAHLEAIVPTMDRALTEAGVTLADIDAIAVTSGPGLAGALLVGVAAAKGYALAAEKPVYGVNHLAAHVAVDTLEHGPLPEPAIALLVSGGHSSLLLVDDLARGVTPLGATIDDAAGEAFDKVARLLGLPFPGGPPIDREARAGDATAIGFPRGLTAAKDLAAHRYDFSFSGLKTAVARWVEARQRAGEPVPVADVAASFQEAVCDVLTSKALAACRAQGIETLVIGGGVAANSRLRALAEQRAEKYGIRVRVPRPKLCTDNGAMVAALGSHLVAAGVAPSRLDLPADSALPLTTVSV
- the rimI gene encoding ribosomal protein S18-alanine N-acetyltransferase codes for the protein MTAVRLEPFRWWHIVDVLPIEADLFGAEQWSPAMFWSELANGHHYRVAVDADGSVLGYAGLAGVPPDEVWVQNIAVRRDAQRRGVGRALLEELLAEGDRRGARSTLLEVAVDNAAAQRLYATYGFEPIGVRRGYYQPSNTDALVMRRDTEPTGDGPHDHG
- the tsaB gene encoding tRNA (adenosine(37)-N6)-threonylcarbamoyltransferase complex dimerization subunit type 1 TsaB, coding for MLVLVVDSSTPAVTAALMDVSADGVASRAQRCTVDARAHGELLAPQVDAVLADADARPRDLTAIVAGLGPGPFTGLRVGLVTAATMGQVLGIPTYGVCSLDAIGYPAASGAPVLAASDARRKELYWAVYDGAGERIVGPEVSAPAVAAARARELGAAIAVGDGAHRYAEVLDLPVRVEPRYPDATVLALLAAERIRAGASGERLTPLYLRRPDAVAATGRKPVLP
- a CDS encoding DUF4142 domain-containing protein, producing the protein MAPLSSAHRRLGTRTHRAALLLIAIIAGVGVLPGVAVAAPAGGQQLNAADMTLLNGVRLAGLWEMPAGQMAAEKGQSAKVREIGAGIATEHQKLDELVVEAANKLGATIPSEPTAEQKGWLAEMQKASGARFDQIFVTRLRVAHGKIFPVIGAVRASTRDATVRKLCEDANGFVQHHMQMLESTGLVRWPELPPAALPAPGEDGLLAAASANTGPQVGVSSTVVWLVFLAALGTGGIATYRMLRRS
- a CDS encoding DUF1707 SHOCT-like domain-containing protein, producing MDVELRASDDDRNRVVAVLHQHTAAGRLTLDEFSERAGAVWTARTLGDLAALTRDLPALPAPVVDAGPVARGRQELLMVFAAAALTLLLLGGLLAVTR